The following is a genomic window from Deinococcus aquiradiocola.
CGTCGTGTACCGCGACGGTCCCGTCGCCAGCGCCGAACGCGCCCTCGGCACGCACCTCGTCGGCACGCTCGCCCGCGAACGCCGCATGAGCCAGGGCCGCCGCGTGCAGCTGCACTTCGAAGCCGGCTCCATCCCCGGCAACGGCCTGGGCGCCTTCAACAACGCGCCCGTCGACATCCAGGTGGACGGCGGCGCGCAGGACGGCGTCGGCAAGAGTGCCCTGGGCGGCCGCATCGTGATCCTCAAGGGCCGCAACCACCAGGGGAACCGCGTGGACGGCTCGGTCGGCAAGAGCTTCGCGTACGGCGCGATCGGCGGCCGCTTCCTGATCCAGGGCAGCGCCGACAGCCGCTTCTGCGTGCGCCTCAGCGGCGCGGACGTCGTGCTGGGCGGCGACCTCCGCACCCCCGTCGACGACACGCTGGGTGCGCTCGCCACGCGCGCCAACGCCAAAGGCTACGCCTTCGAGTACATGACCGCCGGACGCGCCGTGGTGGTCGGCGACCCCGGCCCGTGGATCTGCTCCGGCATGTCCGGCGGCGTCGTGTACGTCCGCCACGAACCCGCCCACGGCCTCGACGACGCCGCCCTGCACCGCCGCCTCGCCAAGGGCGCCAGCGTCAAGATCCTCCCGCTCGGCGCGCAGGGCGTCTCGGACCTCCGCGAACTGCTCGGCGACTACCATGACGTCCTCCTGCGCAGCGAACAGCCCGTCCCCGCCCGCCGCATCGCGGAACTGCTCGTCGACCCCGCCGCGCACTTCCGCATGATCCTGCCCGCCGCGCAGACCGTCGACCAGAGCGTCGCCACCGAGTAATACGGTCCGCAGCTGAACTCTTGGAGGTCAGCCGGGCGGAAAGCGCATCAGTACCGCGGCACACTCACCCTGCAGGCCCCCGGTCCCACGTGGCCGGGGGCTTCGCCGTGCGTCCGGCGGCGCGCGGCGCCCTGTCCGGTCGGGACCGGTGTGGGCGCGTGCTAACGTACCTGCTGATGAGTGTGCGCACGGCATGAGGAAGGAAGGGAACGCGCAGCCGATGTTCCGCGTGGCGGTGATCGCCGGGGTGGGGTTGATCGGCGGGTCGCTGGCGCTGGGGTTGCGGCAGCGTGGGCTGGCGGAGCACGTGATCGGGTACGACGCGTCCCCGGAGGCGCTGCAGGAGGCGCTGGCGCTCGGCGTGATCGACGAGGCGCGCGCGAGCAGCGGCGAGTGGCTGCGCGGCGCGGACCTCGTGGTGCTGGCCGCGCCCGTCAAGGCGCTCCCGGCACTGGCGCGCGAGCTGGCGCCGTTCCTGGGTGCCAAGGCGACCGTGACGGACGTGGGCAGCGTGAAGGCCAGCATCGCCCGCGAGATGGAGGAGCTGGGCGTGCGGCAGTTCGTGCCGGGGCATCCCATGGCGGGCAGCGAGCGGGGCGGGGTGGGGAACGCCTCGGCGGCGCTGCTGGAGAATGCCGTGTGGGTGCTCACGCCGACCGAGACGACGCCCCTGACGGCATTGAGCCGCGTGCGACGCATGGTGGAGCAGCTGGGGGCGGCGCCTGTCGTGATGCCGCCGGACGCGCACGACAATCTCGTCGCGACGATCAGTCACCTGCCGTACCTCGCGTCGCTCGCGCTGACGCACATGGTCGCGCGGGACGAGCGGCTGTCACTGCTCGCGGCGGGCGGGTTCCGTGACCTGACGCGCGTGGCGAGCGGCGACCCGCGCATGAGCCGCGACATGGTGGTCGAGAACCGGGGCGCGCTGCGGGACGCGACCCGGCGGTTCATCCGGCAGCTGGAGCATCTCGCGGAGACGCTGGACCAGCCGGACGAGCTGCTGGCCGCCGCCACCGAGGGCAAACGCACGCGTGACAGCCTGCCGGTCGTGAAGCGCAGCCTGCTGCCCCCGAAGTTCGATCTGGTGGTGGCCACGCCGGACCGCCCGAACCAGCTGGGCATCATCACGAACGCGCTGGGCCTGGCGGGCGTGAACATCAAGGACATCGAGGTGCTGAGCGTGCGCGAGCAGGGCGGCGCGCTGCGGCTGGGCCTGGAGACGCCGGACGACGTGACGCGCGCCGGGGAGCTGCTGCGCGAACTGGGGTACGAGACGAGAGGACGCGGATGAACGAGGAAACGGCCTCTCCCCCGCCCGGCACGGCGCTGAACGTGATCCTGGGGGCCGGGGAGCAGCGCTGATACGGTTTTGATCCGATTCCAGGGATGCCGGAAACAGCACCGACATCCCTTCCATCTCCTCAAAACCGTACCTGTTGGCACTCGCTCTGCTCGGCTGAACTCTACAAGTTCAGCTCAAAACCGTATGGGAGGGCTGGACGGCCACGCAGCGCGAGGACCTGAACCTGCTGGACCCGGATTCGTTCCGGACGTGGTTCGGGCCGCGCCGCGCGGACGCGTTCCTGTGCGAGCACGTGTGGGAGCACCTGACGGAGGAGGAGGGCGAGCGGGCCGCGCGGCTGTGCTTCGCGTACCTGAAGCCGGGCGGGTTCCTGCGGTGCGCCGTGCCGGACGCGAACTTCCCGGACCCCGAGTACCAGCGGACGGTGCAGGTGGGCGGCCCCGGCCCGCCGGACCACCCGGCGGCGGACCACAGGGTCGTGTATGACGTGCACCGCTTCGTGCGGCTGTTCGAGCGGGCGGGCTTCGAGGTGGAGGTGCTGGAGCACTGCGACGACGCGGGGCACTTCCACGCGCGCGAGTGGGACGTGGCGAGCGGTCCCGTGTACCGGTCGTTGCGGCTCGATCACCGCAACCGGGGTGGGCGCCTGGGGTTCGTGTCGCTGATCGTGGATGCCCGCAGGCCGGGACGCGCCGACCTTTAAGGGGCGGGCAAGGTCCGCCGAGTCCGGCGGGCAGGCCTGGAGCCTAAGCTCGGGGCATGAAGATCGGAATTCTTGGGGCGGGACACATCGGCAAGGCACTCGCGCGGCTGCTCTCGGAGGCGGGACACGAGGTGGGCATCAGCAACTCGCGCGGGCCGGACACGCTGCGCGACCTGACGCACGCGCTGGGGCACGGCGTGAAGGCCTTCACCAGCGAGGACGCCGCGCGCTTCGGTGAGCTGGTCATCGAGACGATCCCGTTCGGGCGGTTCATGGACATCCCGGCCGTGCAGCTGGAAGGCAAGATCGTGATCGACACGGCCAACTACTACCCGGAACGGGACGGGCAGATCGACCTGGGCGGCCTGTCGGAGAGCGCGTTCATCGCGCGGCACCTGCCGAAGGCGCGGGTCGTGAAGGCCTTCAACACCATTCACTTCGAGCACCTGGAGTCGCAGGGCGACACCGGCAAACCGCTGGACGAGCGGCGCGCGATCTTCATCGCGGGCGACGATCAGGACGCCAAGGACGTGGTGACGCGCCTGATCGAGGAGATCGGGTTCGCGGCCGTGGATACGGGCAGCCTGGAGGACAGCAAGGTGCAGCAGCCGGGCACCCCCATCTACGGGCCGGACCTGACGGCCGTGCAGGCCCGCGAGGCACTGAACAAGTAAAGGGCGCAGATAGAGCGGGACGACCCATTCGGCGGTCGTCCCGCTCTTCCCGTTCCCCCGTCCTTTCAGGGCAGGTGCGGGAGGAGCGTGACGGTGGCCGTGACGGTCAAGAGCGCGCCGAGCGTGGTGAGCAGCACGACGCCCGCGACGGTGTCGGCGTCCCCACCGTACTCGCGGGCGAGCAGCAGGGCGTTCACGGCGGTCGGCATGCTGGCCGACAGCACGAGCACCGCGAGCGGCTGGCCGCGCAGGCCGAGCAGCACGCTGATGCCGAGCGCCGCGAGCGGTCCCACAAGCAGCCGCACGCCGCTCGCGAACAGCATGGGCGGCGTGACCCTGATGCGGCCCGCCGCGCCCAGCTGCAGGCCCAGCGACAGCAGCACGAGCGGCAGGGTCGCCTGACTCATGAGGTGCACGCCGCGCGCCACGCCCAGCGGGACGGGCACGCCGCTCACGCGCCACAGCAGGGCCGCCAGGGCCGCCCACAGCACCGGCAGGCGCAGGACGGCGTTCACGCTGCCGCGCCACCCCCCGCCGGAACTGTAGATGGCGGGCCCGAGGACGTACGTGCCGATCACGCCCACCAGGAACACCACCAGCGCCCGCTCCAGGCCCGCCTGACCGAACGCGAACAGCGCGATGGGCAGGCCGAGGTTACCGCTGTTCCAGATGGTGCTGCTCGCCATGACGCTGCGGCGCGTGGCGGGACTCCAGCGTCCGGCGACCGCGCCGCTCACGGTGACCGTGACGGCCCACGTGAGCAGGAACGCCGCGCCGAGCGTGACGGCCTCGCGCGCGGCCACGTGCGCGTTCAGGATGGTGTCGAAGGCCAGGGCGGGCGTCAGGGCGTACAGGCTCAGGCGCGCGACGGTGTTCTGGTCGAGCGTCAGACGACGCCCCAGCACGAACCCCACCAGCGCCACGAGCGCCACCGGGACGATCACGTCGAGCAGGGCGGACAGCAGCGGCGGCACACGGCAGTCTAGAGTGCCACTCCCGGAGCGGGCCGCCACCTGTCCACCCCTCCCGGCGCAGCGGGGTCAGAGTTTCAGTTCGTCGTCCGGTTTCGCGAACCGGTCCTTCAGGAACCGCTGGTGCGACAGCAGGTGCTGCCCGCCCGCCTGCGCCGCGTCCCGCATGATGTCACTCACGCCGCCCAGCAGCAGGTCCAGCTGCTCCCCCAGCAGGTCACGGCCGGTCTTGCCGTCCTGCAGCGGCGCGACGTTCGCGAGGGACGCGGGCAGCTTCAGGTACGCCCGCACCGCCTCCGGCGCGTAATCCCCACGGATCTGCCGCAGCATGAAGCCCCACTCCCCGCCGTCCTGCTCGTGCTCCGCGAGGTACGCGAGCGCCTCCTGCGTCCGGAAGTGCAGCGCACCCAGCCGCGCGCGCGCGTCGGCAGGCAGGCGCGCGTCCTGCGACCACCCCAGCAGGTCCTCCGGCACGCGCTCCGCGACCGGCGTGGCCGCCGCCGCGCGGGCCGCCGTGAACGGCTCCTCCACCCGCACGCCCAGCCGGTCCGCGCGCCGCTCCAGGCGCTCCAGCCGCCTGCGCCTGCGGCGCTCCACGCGCTCCGGCAGCTGCGGCAGGCTCACGCCCAGAAACACGTCCGCCCGGCCCGGTTCCGGCAACGCCGCCGGGGACGGAACCCCCCCCAGCTCGCCTGCCAGAGCAGGCCGCGCGTCCGGC
Proteins encoded in this region:
- a CDS encoding prephenate dehydrogenase, which codes for MRKEGNAQPMFRVAVIAGVGLIGGSLALGLRQRGLAEHVIGYDASPEALQEALALGVIDEARASSGEWLRGADLVVLAAPVKALPALARELAPFLGAKATVTDVGSVKASIAREMEELGVRQFVPGHPMAGSERGGVGNASAALLENAVWVLTPTETTPLTALSRVRRMVEQLGAAPVVMPPDAHDNLVATISHLPYLASLALTHMVARDERLSLLAAGGFRDLTRVASGDPRMSRDMVVENRGALRDATRRFIRQLEHLAETLDQPDELLAAATEGKRTRDSLPVVKRSLLPPKFDLVVATPDRPNQLGIITNALGLAGVNIKDIEVLSVREQGGALRLGLETPDDVTRAGELLRELGYETRGRG
- a CDS encoding methyltransferase domain-containing protein, translated to MDPDSFRTWFGPRRADAFLCEHVWEHLTEEEGERAARLCFAYLKPGGFLRCAVPDANFPDPEYQRTVQVGGPGPPDHPAADHRVVYDVHRFVRLFERAGFEVEVLEHCDDAGHFHAREWDVASGPVYRSLRLDHRNRGGRLGFVSLIVDARRPGRADL
- a CDS encoding NADPH-dependent F420 reductase encodes the protein MKIGILGAGHIGKALARLLSEAGHEVGISNSRGPDTLRDLTHALGHGVKAFTSEDAARFGELVIETIPFGRFMDIPAVQLEGKIVIDTANYYPERDGQIDLGGLSESAFIARHLPKARVVKAFNTIHFEHLESQGDTGKPLDERRAIFIAGDDQDAKDVVTRLIEEIGFAAVDTGSLEDSKVQQPGTPIYGPDLTAVQAREALNK
- a CDS encoding AEC family transporter — its product is MPPLLSALLDVIVPVALVALVGFVLGRRLTLDQNTVARLSLYALTPALAFDTILNAHVAAREAVTLGAAFLLTWAVTVTVSGAVAGRWSPATRRSVMASSTIWNSGNLGLPIALFAFGQAGLERALVVFLVGVIGTYVLGPAIYSSGGGWRGSVNAVLRLPVLWAALAALLWRVSGVPVPLGVARGVHLMSQATLPLVLLSLGLQLGAAGRIRVTPPMLFASGVRLLVGPLAALGISVLLGLRGQPLAVLVLSASMPTAVNALLLAREYGGDADTVAGVVLLTTLGALLTVTATVTLLPHLP